The window TATCACCCTGAATGTTACAGTAGTGAACAACGTTCTTTAGCAAATCTAAGCCATAAAATAGTTGCTTTTGGAAAACACTGCTTTAACAGAATTTGCAATCGGTAGTCATTTAAAATGCTCtatagacctttttttttttttttttaatagtttgagGGAACTGATCAGCTGGGTTATAAGGAGTCATGTACATGGATGTTACATTTCTGatgtgtttctttatttcttaaacTATTCAAATGTGCTTCGCTTTACGCTTTCCTGGCTGCAATAAACAATCACCTCACAGCCGTTGAGTCATGGGGTGATCATTAGTCCAAGTTCTAAATCAAGTTTCAGTCACAGGGTCTTAGGTTTGTCATCCTGAAATctataaattaaatgtatccaCACCTTCTGAAGAATATTATCCATTCTTTACATACATGTGCCCTTCATTGAGACTTGTAACTTTCCCTGGATGTTTAAACgtccttttgtttgtctgtgcacAGTCATTTCTGTGTGCATCTTAAATCAAACTTGTTTAATTGAGTGACATCACAAGTTGTGGAAACCAGTCTGAAGATCCCGGAAGTGTCCAATGTGCATGCTCCGCAAACACACAATGGactttttaaatgaagtgaGAAAAGAAGCAGTTTGTATAAAAGTGCAAAGCATGTGTCTTCCATACTATCATCCCCTCAAATGACCATCTTTTACCAGATGGAGACAGTCTATTCTACTTAAAGCTTTGAACTGCAACCTTTTAATCTCTAACTCAAGTATGGCACTTCATAAAGGTTCGTGTTTGCATTGAAAGTGGCTATCAAAGGGCCCAAAGCCTGAATGTGCAGCAGAGGTTCATGTTGCTTCAGTTTCCTGCTCCAGCAAACAAATATCGGTGGATTAGATGAGAAGAAACAAGaacaggaaatgaaaataaaactggGAAATATTTACATGTTGCCAAATGACTACTTCCTCAGTCCGTGAAGGAAATGTACACAAACCCGACaaacttcaaaatgaaaaggtGAAATCCACTTGAAGTGAGCTAATAGAAATATTAGAACACCAACAAGGCTGCATTCGCTTTCAGCTATAACTAGTTTAGTTGtatgaatatacatatatgGGTCATTCCACAAAAAACGTGCTGTCACTCACTTGTACAGACACTAAAATCCATGGcaagtttattcatttaatatttaatgttagATTTTGGCAATGTAATTACAAAACTAAGCTCGAGGAATTTCTTTGTCACTTATCTTTCATGGAAGTCGAGCCCTTTATGGATTAATTCAAATGTATAGTTACATTGAACATTCACATGGTTAAAAACGTGAAATACCtaattattacaaatattaaattacCAGTCCCACAGAATCATGTGACTCaacttattttgaaatacttcACTGACTCTTCCTGCATTAGGAGGTCATTTGAGGAAGTGCATTGGACAGTAATATAGTAAATCAGATGTCCGTCTCGTTCAAAATGATATGAGAATTTTGAATGAAGCTTTTAAGCCTGTCATTTGTGTTACTAATTTATTGGTTACTCATGAGGTCCAAAATTTAAACTGATTTATATTGAACAGTTTAATGGTTTTGATTTTCATGTGGTCTGACATGAAAAGCCATTTTCAGTGACATCCCTCTACAAATGAGCCATATACAAGCTGAAAAGTTAATTGTCTATTTGTGTAAGTATACTTTTCCTTTTGTCAGACACGGTGGAATTAAAAGCTGCTGAAAAGCAAAGATTATACAGGCAGCGGGAGATAGAGACCCTACACGTAGAGTACTTGTCAAAACGGCGTTATGTAAATGATATCCTGAcccaaaagaggaagaacacgGGGGATCTAACTGAAAGGGAAAGAAGAGCAGGGACTTGAAGGTCCCTCTGTAATCTCtccaataaaaacactttccacTATGCTCTGCTTGATGATTTTAGAGAGGCAAAGAGGGCTTTGGCCTCAAATCAGACAGGGAGACAAACTAGAGAAACGGATTCCGATCGCTATGTCGAAAGAGTTTCTGCTTCTCGTACAAAGCTGGGGAATGACTGAGGAAGAGGTGTGAAGATGCCTCAAGAAAAAAGGACCACTGTTGACTCAACAGTGGTCCTTTTTTGTtggtcaacagtccagtgggtgaatatatgtaaatagttagcacagagAGCGTGAcaacagagggagacgtttaaatgagaGGGAAATtatgtgatttgagccaaatctgtagaccttgttgtaaataatttggtattttctcttaaacttagtgataggctgcaagttgttgagtgtggatatgagatgtacagtgcacggtacatctcatacagcatcttgATGACGGAAGCAAATTTTAGAGCATATAACATTAATAATAGCAGTACAGAATGGAATactttgttacagaccatcatcctgtaatgattttatcaacaaatcatacatacatttaactACATATGGTATATTGATATAattttcattaggaatacatgaatgttctaggtcactaacaaaccatgagttaAGTTTTGTGTTCACAGGTAAAGAATGCTGCTGCAGCCCTGAAGACTGATGAGAATGCAAATGcaagtccaattgtgatggaaagtcacaaagacaatggaagagctcgccagccagcgtcgaactttgagacaatgcaaagaagtctgaagctgacctgataCTGATTCTAActgtcacacaaaaaaaaaaatcataagaTATTACACCACACATTACATTAAAACTagttaccatggttaccaaaTGGTCACCATTTAGGTCATAACTAGGTCATAGACAGTTGCTAAGCAACGGAGCTTTGATCAGATAACAGAGCTTAGTTATAGGCCATTTGCAGCAGACCAAGAAAGGAGAGACATCGTTTATTTAGGGTAACTGAAAATTTAGGGTAAAGggatttaaagaaacaaaatgcgGAAATTCATTTCTCATGTCATGGGTTGGGAGACGGCTGTAGAATCCAACTTTGTGATGGAAGAAGTGGACTGTGACAATTCTGAAGCTCTTGCGCAGGCCATCGACCGGCTCACGGAGCGTTCGGATGGATACGACATTGACGTTGAGTTTGACATTTTCGACTGGGAAACTGACAGTCCAGAGCACAGTCTGGAAAGACACTGTTTGACTGCTTCGGAAGGAGAAACTCCATTAGCTGACTTTAGACGGACACCCAGTCTGGAAAGCCACTATTCGTCTGCCTCGGAAGGAGAAACTCCGTTAGCTGACTTTAGACGAAGACCCAGTCTGCAAAGCCACTGTTCGACTGAGGTCTTGAACCCCCACATGGACCCTTTGGGAGAATTCATGACTGAAAGGGTCACAACAACAACGGACCCTATTCAGTCAGAAGCAGCTTGTATCCTAGAGGTGCAAGCTGAGAACAACACACAAAATAGGTGGGACGAAATAGGCTGCAGGACAGTCGTGGAGAAGCTAGTCAGCCGGGTAACGGGGGATTCAATAGCAGCTCACCTCCACAAAGCCACCGTTTATTCACTGACGCAGCAGGTCCTTGAAAAGCTCCAGTATATTGACGTAGCCGTGGAGGCACAGAGACACAACATCAAGAGGGCTGACATGAAAGCCTACAAGGACCTGCTAAAGCCCATCGGCTGTAGAAATACACAGGTGTCGATTCAGAAGCTATTTATGCAGCTGACTGATGAGCAAGTCTGCGAGACACTGGTTAAGCACATGATAAAGCCAAAGAAACCCAGCGCCTTCGAAAGATTCTTGAACGCCACGGAAAAACCGTTCATTGCCTGTTTCAGACAAACCAAAGACAATGACAGCAGTCCAGAGCACAGTCTGGAAAGCCACGATTCGACTGCGTCGAAAGGAGAAACTCCACTAGCTGACTTTAGACGGACACCCAGTCTGGAAAGCCACTTTTCGTCTGCCTCTGAAGGAGAAACTCCGTTAGCTGACTTTAGACGGACACCCAGTCTGCAAAGCCACTGTTTGACTGCGATTGAGGTCTTGAACCCCCACATGGACCCTTTGGGAGATTTCATCGCTTACACTTCGGCTCTGTCCAGTTTGCTGTCGAACTCAGAGTTGCCCGTCGTTACTGAAAGGGTCACAACAACAACGGCCCCTATTCAGCCAGAAGCAGCTTGTATCCTAGAGGTGCAAGCTGAGAACAACACACAAAATAGGTGGGACGAAATAGGCTGCAGGACAGTCGTGGAGAAGCTAGTCAGCCGGGTAACGGGGGATTCAATAGCAGCTCACCTCCACAAAGCCACCGTTTATTCACTGACGCAGCAGGTCCTTGAAAAGCTCCAGTATATTGACGTAGCCGTGGAGGCACAGAGACACAACATCAAGAGGGCTGACATGAAAGCCTACAAGGACCTGCTAAAGCCCATCGGCTGTAGAAATACACAGGTGTCGATTCAGAAGCTATTTATGCAGCTGACTGATGAGCAAGTCTGCGAGACACTGGTTAAGCACATGATAAAGCCAAAGAAACCCAGCGCCTTCGAAAGATTCTTGAACGCCACGGAAAAACCGTTCATTGCCTGTTTCAGACAAACCAAAGAT is drawn from Gasterosteus aculeatus chromosome 3, fGasAcu3.hap1.1, whole genome shotgun sequence and contains these coding sequences:
- the LOC144405488 gene encoding uncharacterized protein LOC144405488; translation: MRKFISHVMGWETAVESNFVMEEVDCDNSEALAQAIDRLTERSDGYDIDVEFDIFDWETDSPEHSLERHCLTASEGETPLADFRRTPSLESHYSSASEGETPLADFRRRPSLQSHCSTEVLNPHMDPLGEFMTERVTTTTDPIQSEAACILEVQAENNTQNRWDEIGCRTVVEKLVSRVTGDSIAAHLHKATVYSLTQQVLEKLQYIDVAVEAQRHNIKRADMKAYKDLLKPIGCRNTQVSIQKLFMQLTDEQVCETLVKHMIKPKKPSAFERFLNATEKPFIACFRQTKDNDSSPEHSLESHDSTASKGETPLADFRRTPSLESHFSSASEGETPLADFRRTPSLQSHCLTAIEVLNPHMDPLGDFIAYTSALSSLLSNSELPVVTERVTTTTAPIQPEAACILEVQAENNTQNRWDEIGCRTVVEKLVSRVTGDSIAAHLHKATVYSLTQQVLEKLQYIDVAVEAQRHNIKRADMKAYKDLLKPIGCRNTQVSIQKLFMQLTDEQVCETLVKHMIKPKKPSAFERFLNATEKPFIACFRQTKDNDTDRSVRATPSPPRRP